From a region of the Chitinophaga caseinilytica genome:
- a CDS encoding anti-sigma factor: MDVQRYISSGIIESYVAGLATDPEVRDLHSAMAQSPELKAAVDAVQLDMERYVEMQSVPPPPTEKDKLFLLINNDQSAEMVDVMAAGPVPAYAYEAEVPRERKPLQLVHPAWRVVAAAAIAGLIGCGYYIFQQSGQQNEWKAKYEAIVLEKETMLAENKTFQTRMEESQTMLTTIRNMKTVNMYTVTPTRPGLLATVYWNQKTQEVLLTVHNLPEPAADQQYQLWSIVNGKPVDAGVFEMGSAATGFQKMKAVPGAQMFAVTLEKKGGSPTPTLTAMYLAGKVAG, translated from the coding sequence GTGGACGTTCAACGTTACATATCATCCGGTATCATTGAAAGCTACGTCGCCGGGCTGGCCACCGACCCTGAGGTTCGGGACCTGCACAGCGCCATGGCCCAGTCGCCGGAGCTGAAAGCCGCCGTAGACGCGGTTCAGCTCGATATGGAACGGTATGTCGAAATGCAGAGCGTTCCGCCGCCGCCCACTGAAAAAGATAAATTATTCCTCCTCATCAATAATGACCAGTCTGCCGAAATGGTAGACGTCATGGCCGCAGGCCCCGTGCCCGCATACGCCTATGAGGCCGAAGTTCCCCGTGAGCGCAAGCCCCTGCAACTCGTGCATCCCGCATGGAGGGTAGTGGCCGCCGCCGCCATCGCCGGGCTCATCGGTTGCGGATATTACATCTTCCAGCAATCCGGCCAGCAGAACGAATGGAAAGCGAAGTACGAAGCGATCGTCCTCGAAAAGGAGACCATGCTCGCCGAAAACAAAACCTTCCAAACCCGGATGGAGGAAAGCCAGACCATGCTCACCACTATCCGCAACATGAAAACGGTCAACATGTACACGGTTACGCCCACCAGGCCCGGCCTGCTCGCCACCGTTTACTGGAACCAGAAAACACAGGAAGTTCTCCTCACCGTTCATAACCTCCCCGAGCCCGCCGCCGATCAGCAGTACCAACTGTGGAGCATCGTCAACGGTAAACCCGTAGACGCCGGCGTGTTCGAAATGGGCAGCGCCGCCACCGGCTTCCAGAAAATGAAAGCCGTTCCCGGCGCCCAGATGTTCGCCGTTACCCTCGAAAAGAAAGGCGGATCGCCCACGCCCACCCTCACCGCCATG
- a CDS encoding RNA polymerase sigma factor, with protein sequence MQGLRARDQQIFGYLYDHYSPALYGVVLKVLNDENAASDVLQEVFLKIWRGIEKYDTEKGRLFTWMLNIARNTAIDTLRSKAHKLDQKIHELTNDVYLQTSQLAVHPSVDHLGLTKVLEKLSKEQRTIIDLAYYKGCTQEEIARLLDIPLGTVKTRMRNAIIQLRNILKQL encoded by the coding sequence GTGCAAGGCCTCCGCGCGAGAGACCAGCAGATATTCGGGTACCTGTACGATCACTATTCGCCTGCGCTGTATGGTGTGGTGCTGAAAGTGCTCAATGATGAAAATGCTGCCAGTGATGTATTGCAGGAAGTATTCTTAAAAATCTGGCGGGGGATAGAAAAATACGACACAGAGAAGGGGCGTCTGTTTACCTGGATGCTCAATATAGCCCGCAATACCGCCATAGACACACTCCGTTCCAAAGCCCACAAGCTGGATCAAAAAATCCATGAACTCACGAATGACGTATATCTACAAACAAGTCAGCTTGCAGTTCATCCATCCGTGGATCATCTTGGCCTCACCAAGGTGCTGGAAAAGCTGAGCAAAGAACAGCGGACGATTATTGATCTTGCCTACTACAAGGGGTGCACCCAGGAAGAAATCGCCAGGTTGCTGGATATTCCATTGGGAACGGTGAAGACACGGATGCGCAACGCCATTATCCAGTTGCGCAACATTTTAAAACAGTTGTAA
- the def gene encoding peptide deformylase: protein MILPIVAYGAAVLREVCPDITPDYPNLPQLIDNMWETMYASNGVGLAAPQINKPIRLFVIDSKQIIDNLEEDEQNDFPGDKGVKQVFINAHIVDTDGDDWAYNEGCLSIPKVREDVYRPEKVTLRYVDENFQPHEQTFHGVTARVIFHEYDHIEGKLFIDYLKPLKKRLIKSRLDDISKGKIRVDYKMIFPK from the coding sequence ATGATATTACCAATCGTAGCCTATGGAGCTGCCGTGCTCCGGGAAGTTTGTCCGGACATCACGCCCGATTACCCGAATCTGCCGCAATTGATCGATAATATGTGGGAAACCATGTACGCCTCCAACGGGGTGGGCCTGGCTGCGCCGCAGATCAACAAGCCGATCCGCCTGTTCGTGATCGACAGCAAGCAGATCATCGATAACCTGGAGGAAGACGAGCAGAACGATTTTCCGGGTGATAAGGGTGTGAAGCAGGTGTTCATCAACGCGCACATCGTTGATACCGATGGCGACGATTGGGCGTATAACGAAGGATGCCTCAGCATCCCGAAAGTGCGGGAAGATGTGTACCGTCCCGAAAAAGTGACGCTGCGGTATGTAGACGAAAACTTCCAGCCGCACGAGCAAACCTTCCATGGCGTAACGGCCCGGGTGATTTTCCATGAATACGACCACATCGAGGGCAAACTGTTCATCGATTACCTGAAACCGCTGAAGAAGCGCCTCATCAAAAGCCGCCTCGACGATATTTCCAAAGGAAAGATCCGTGTGGATTATAAGATGATCTTCCCCAAATAA
- the ruvX gene encoding Holliday junction resolvase RuvX: MPRIMAIDYGKKRTGLAVTDPLKMIATGLGMVPSHELIPYLKKYFAGEAVELIIIGMPRNLDGSATDATALVQECIRILKKHFPEMPLKQMDERFTSKMAFQSMLDSGLKKKDRQQKGLVDEISATILLQEYLQFNG; this comes from the coding sequence ATGCCGAGAATAATGGCCATCGATTATGGCAAGAAACGTACGGGACTGGCGGTGACCGACCCTTTGAAGATGATCGCCACCGGGTTGGGGATGGTGCCTTCGCATGAGCTGATTCCTTATTTAAAGAAGTATTTCGCTGGGGAAGCGGTGGAGCTGATCATCATCGGTATGCCCCGCAACCTGGACGGTTCCGCGACAGACGCGACGGCCCTGGTGCAGGAGTGCATCCGCATCCTGAAAAAGCACTTCCCGGAAATGCCTCTTAAGCAGATGGATGAGCGATTCACTTCCAAAATGGCTTTCCAGAGTATGCTGGACAGCGGGTTGAAGAAGAAAGACCGCCAGCAGAAGGGACTTGTAGACGAGATCAGCGCCACGATCCTGCTGCAGGAATACCTTCAGTTCAACGGATGA
- a CDS encoding UbiA-like polyprenyltransferase: MASQTIRNYLSLVKFSHTIFAMPFALTGFFLAVTWAGEPFSLKLFGLVVLCMVFARSAAMAFNRWLDAEIDRRNPRTAKREIPAGIISPGNALYFIIGNVVLFMATTWFINLLCFFLSPVAIIVVLGYSYTKRFTPLCHLVLGVGLSLAPIGAFLAVTGYFSLLPVLLSVMVLCWVSGFDIIYSLQDEDFDRSQQLHSIPAWLGKPGALRFSEVLHVITAALAIAIGLMGGFHWVYWIGAAVFIGMLITQHKLVKPDDLSRVNIAFMTSNGIASVVYAVFAIADMFIFKN; encoded by the coding sequence ATGGCATCTCAGACTATCCGGAATTACCTGTCGCTCGTTAAATTCAGCCACACCATTTTCGCCATGCCTTTCGCGCTGACCGGCTTTTTCCTGGCGGTCACCTGGGCAGGGGAGCCCTTCAGTCTGAAGCTTTTCGGGCTGGTGGTACTTTGTATGGTTTTTGCGAGAAGCGCCGCCATGGCGTTCAACCGCTGGCTCGACGCGGAAATCGACCGCCGCAACCCCCGCACCGCCAAGCGCGAGATCCCCGCGGGCATCATCAGCCCCGGCAACGCGCTGTATTTCATTATCGGCAACGTGGTCCTGTTCATGGCTACCACCTGGTTCATTAACCTGCTCTGCTTTTTCCTGTCGCCGGTAGCCATTATCGTGGTGTTGGGATACAGCTATACCAAACGCTTCACGCCGCTTTGCCACCTGGTGCTCGGTGTGGGGCTGTCGCTCGCGCCCATCGGGGCTTTCCTCGCGGTAACGGGTTATTTCAGCCTGCTGCCGGTGCTCCTGAGCGTGATGGTGCTTTGCTGGGTGAGCGGGTTCGACATTATATATAGCCTGCAGGACGAAGATTTCGACCGTTCGCAGCAGTTGCACAGCATTCCCGCATGGCTGGGCAAGCCCGGTGCGCTCCGGTTTTCGGAAGTGCTGCACGTCATCACGGCGGCGCTGGCCATCGCCATCGGGCTCATGGGCGGGTTCCACTGGGTGTACTGGATCGGGGCGGCCGTATTCATCGGCATGCTGATCACGCAGCATAAACTGGTGAAACCCGACGATCTGAGCCGGGTGAACATCGCTTTCATGACTTCCAACGGGATCGCGAGCGTCGTATACGCCGTGTTCGCCATCGCCGATATGTTTATTTTCAAAAACTGA